Proteins encoded by one window of Candidatus Nitrosocosmicus hydrocola:
- a CDS encoding radical SAM protein: MVDLIYGLGITDIIRDFPAHFGMLTKYLAIKFFKSKPFIYGSADIINICNLHCSHCYWWKTRRNEKDELTVEDWRKLIKNTFKKHHVYVVTLVGGEPLMRQDVIKTFCDEMPRRVCVVTNGTFPLPRLSNLYFYWVSLDGTQQIHDSIRGKGAYEKTKKNIQDYIKGPPRNGKPAWKDIWITMTINSLNYKTIEDLVLEWKGTINKIGFQFHTPFADDDPLWLPFGETRNKVVDTIIKLHRKYPEFVMNTEKQLQLMKGSWGGIKTTPVDCPSWAILSLDHKGKTKHPCCIGSSDVKALKPICEKCGVGCYSILVAQGLKN, encoded by the coding sequence TTGGTTGATCTTATATATGGACTTGGCATAACCGACATTATCAGAGATTTTCCTGCTCATTTTGGTATGCTCACCAAATACTTGGCCATAAAGTTCTTTAAGTCAAAACCATTCATTTATGGTTCTGCGGATATTATCAATATTTGTAATCTACACTGCTCACATTGTTATTGGTGGAAAACGCGCAGAAATGAAAAAGATGAATTAACTGTAGAGGATTGGAGGAAATTAATTAAAAATACTTTTAAAAAACACCATGTATACGTGGTTACTCTTGTGGGAGGAGAACCCTTGATGAGACAAGATGTAATCAAAACTTTCTGTGATGAAATGCCTAGACGGGTTTGTGTAGTAACAAATGGAACATTTCCATTGCCAAGATTGTCCAATCTCTATTTCTACTGGGTCTCACTTGATGGTACTCAACAGATACATGATAGTATAAGAGGCAAGGGAGCATATGAAAAAACAAAGAAAAATATCCAAGACTATATAAAAGGACCACCTAGAAATGGCAAACCTGCTTGGAAAGATATCTGGATTACCATGACTATTAATTCTCTAAATTACAAAACCATTGAAGATTTAGTACTGGAATGGAAGGGCACTATAAATAAGATTGGATTCCAGTTCCATACTCCATTTGCGGATGATGATCCGCTCTGGCTTCCATTTGGTGAAACTAGAAATAAAGTAGTAGATACCATAATCAAATTACACAGAAAATATCCTGAATTTGTTATGAACACAGAAAAGCAACTCCAACTAATGAAAGGATCCTGGGGTGGAATCAAAACTACTCCCGTTGATTGTCCCTCTTGGGCAATTCTATCTTTAGATCATAAAGGGAAAACAAAACATCCATGCTGTATAGGAAGTTCCGATGTCAAGGCACTTAAGCCAATATGTGAAAAATGTGGTGTAGGATGTTATTCCATATTGGTAGCCCAGGGATTGAAGAACTAA
- a CDS encoding universal stress protein yields MNTEITPLGKSDIMPSDIGSSDIMPVSSNSNLGDKSDMPSFNKILVTYDDSEKSDKAINYSIYLSNISKAEIVILQIIGNIDKLENSSIDVSNKSSESKTTSTETTNEPNLKSQNYSVNIQGKIVKSMEDKIKEIENAGFKNKISFKIRAGFIVDEIVKETRESKYDLLIISSSHMDSWINSLFSETRKIISKVDLPVLLLH; encoded by the coding sequence ATGAATACGGAGATTACCCCTCTAGGCAAATCAGATATTATGCCCAGCGATATAGGTTCAAGTGACATTATGCCAGTCAGTAGTAATTCTAATTTAGGAGACAAATCAGATATGCCTTCTTTTAATAAGATATTAGTAACTTATGACGACAGTGAGAAATCGGATAAGGCTATTAACTATTCTATCTATTTGTCCAATATTTCAAAAGCCGAAATTGTTATTCTTCAGATAATTGGAAACATAGACAAATTAGAAAATTCTTCCATAGATGTTTCGAATAAGAGTTCTGAATCAAAGACTACATCTACAGAAACAACTAATGAACCCAATCTAAAAAGTCAGAATTACTCTGTCAATATACAGGGCAAAATAGTCAAATCAATGGAAGACAAAATTAAGGAAATTGAAAATGCAGGTTTTAAGAATAAAATTTCTTTCAAAATAAGAGCGGGATTCATAGTAGATGAAATTGTAAAGGAAACACGTGAATCAAAATATGATTTGCTTATCATATCTTCATCTCATATGGATTCTTGGATAAACTCCCTGTTTAGCGAAACAAGAAAGATAATTAGTAAGGTTGATTTGCCTGTCTTGTTACTACACTAA
- a CDS encoding 4Fe-4S dicluster domain-containing protein: protein MPIDPEFPKNHVVVGKHSTSDGSYSHFVWGPGRKDAESSSNKEVQDAYKTRGEEYVPLGVHGTFVAVDWDSCIADGACIEACPVQVYQWYRSEQDVPAVEMMNAVSEGIGDDHNREGRKDYTDKPDPIRESACIWCMACVTVCPTNSIKVEEANLPIHEDQLQKFIES from the coding sequence ATGCCTATAGATCCAGAGTTTCCAAAAAATCATGTTGTAGTTGGTAAACATTCTACATCAGATGGTTCGTATTCCCACTTTGTATGGGGACCGGGTAGAAAGGACGCGGAATCATCTTCCAATAAAGAAGTTCAAGATGCATACAAGACAAGAGGTGAAGAGTACGTTCCTTTAGGAGTTCACGGAACATTTGTAGCGGTGGATTGGGATTCATGTATTGCAGATGGAGCATGTATCGAAGCATGTCCTGTACAGGTATATCAATGGTATAGGTCAGAACAAGATGTTCCTGCAGTTGAAATGATGAATGCTGTGAGTGAAGGAATAGGAGATGATCATAATAGAGAAGGTAGGAAAGATTACACCGATAAACCTGATCCAATCCGTGAAAGTGCTTGCATATGGTGTATGGCTTGCGTAACTGTGTGTCCCACTAATTCCATTAAAGTGGAGGAGGCAAATCTGCCGATTCACGAGGATCAATTGCAGAAATTTATTGAAAGTTAG
- a CDS encoding DUF354 domain-containing protein produces MSKRKNFLASPNNPINVKIWFDILTPKQIMFFSPAISILQKDGHDILGTSRNYREANELSALKELHLMKVGSHGGSNLYDKLFQSSKRIVELTKIISKYSPDLVVSFSSPEASRVAFGLGIKHIGFNDSPHAEAVARLTIPLLSTLFSPSAIPITAWRKYGMSSKNIIQYNGLDPIAWLSQKYEFNEANLHHEKLSSPHLDHNIFASLGIDETKHSILIRLEESKAAYISDKNLRIQPLSFVDHVVNSFGSKNNVIVLCRYPDQIRAMSKRFANKAIILKQVVDGVKLLKQVDVFIGAGGTMTAESALLGKPTISIAPIQFYIDDYLKKIGLVQQVFAPNQLDNLINSFLFDHKKCKDIRNNANKIIKEMENPIEKLTTYISTMNKK; encoded by the coding sequence TTGTCAAAGCGAAAGAATTTTTTAGCATCCCCAAATAACCCTATAAATGTGAAGATCTGGTTTGACATTTTAACTCCTAAACAAATAATGTTTTTTAGTCCAGCAATTTCAATTTTGCAAAAGGATGGCCATGATATTCTTGGTACATCTAGAAATTATAGAGAGGCAAACGAATTGTCTGCACTTAAAGAGTTACATCTAATGAAGGTGGGCAGTCACGGAGGATCAAATCTTTACGACAAACTCTTTCAAAGCTCAAAACGAATAGTTGAATTAACAAAAATCATTTCAAAATATTCGCCTGATTTGGTAGTTAGTTTCTCATCTCCAGAGGCCTCTCGTGTTGCATTTGGTCTAGGGATAAAACATATTGGTTTTAATGATTCCCCACATGCCGAAGCAGTTGCTAGACTGACGATTCCTTTATTATCAACTTTGTTTTCACCATCTGCAATCCCTATAACAGCTTGGAGAAAATATGGCATGTCATCAAAAAACATTATCCAATATAACGGACTTGATCCGATTGCATGGCTGAGTCAAAAATATGAATTCAATGAGGCTAATTTGCATCACGAGAAATTATCTTCACCTCACTTAGATCATAATATCTTTGCAAGTTTAGGGATTGATGAGACAAAACACTCGATACTTATAAGGTTAGAAGAATCAAAAGCTGCTTATATATCAGATAAGAATTTAAGAATTCAACCTTTATCATTTGTAGATCATGTGGTTAATTCCTTTGGTTCAAAAAATAATGTTATAGTACTTTGTAGGTATCCAGACCAAATCAGAGCAATGTCTAAGAGATTTGCAAACAAGGCCATAATATTAAAACAAGTCGTAGATGGGGTGAAGTTATTGAAGCAAGTGGATGTATTCATCGGAGCTGGTGGAACGATGACTGCAGAATCTGCATTATTAGGAAAGCCAACAATATCAATAGCTCCAATCCAATTCTATATCGATGACTATCTAAAGAAAATTGGACTAGTACAACAAGTATTTGCTCCAAATCAACTCGATAATTTGATAAATTCATTTCTATTTGATCATAAGAAATGTAAAGATATTAGGAATAACGCAAACAAGATAATAAAGGAAATGGAGAATCCAATCGAAAAACTGACGACTTACATCTCTACCATGAATAAGAAATAG